From the Kitasatospora atroaurantiaca genome, the window ACACCGCCTTCCAGGTCGGCAGTGCGATCGTGCTGGCCGCCGCCACGGCCGTGATCACGGCGGGCAGCGGCGGTGGCGAGAGTCCGCAGGCGCAGCTGGACGGCTACCGCCCGGCGCTTCTGCTGATCACCGGGGTCGCGCTGATCGGTCTGCTGGTGACCCTGGCGGGCGCGGTGCTCGACCGCCGCAAGGCCCCGGTCTCGGTGCCGGACTACGACTACCCGTCGGTGCCCGCCGAGGTGCTGGCGGACCGCTGAGAACCCGTCACGTCGCACCCGGGCCGTCGACCCCTCGCCGCCCGGTGGGAGCCGGCTCCACCAAACCCCCGTGTTGGTGGAGCCGGCTCTCCGTACGGGGCCGCTGCGCGCCCTCCCCTGAGGCTCCGAGGTACGGGAGTCTCCGGGTACGGGAAGCACCGGCCCTGGCCCCGCCAGTATATTGGCCGGGAGCCAACCAACGTACGGAGCTGACACGATGGCACCTCGCGGGGAATCGGTCAACGAGGAAATGCGCCAACGCTCCCGTCGACGGATCATGCGGGCCACCGTCGAGCTGGTCGACCAGCGCGGATACGGCAGAACCACGCTCGGTGACATAGCCGAGCGGGCAGGGCTCGCACGGGGGCTGCTCTCGTACTACTTCGACGGCAAACGACTCCTGATGCAGGCGGCCACCCACCGGCTGATGCACCTGGAGCTGGCCGCCGCGCTCGACGAACTGCCCCCGGACGCCGGAGCGGACGCCCGGCTGGCCCGCGCGATCGACGCCGTCCTCGGGCTGGCGATGGACCATCCGCGGGTGATGCGCTCGCACCTCGCGCTGATCCTGGACCCGGATGTGGGCGCGTTCGTGAAGGATCCGGAGCAGCAGCAGCTCGGTGCGATCCTCCAGGACCTGCTCAGGCGCTGGGGCGCCGCCGATCCGGTCGCCGAGCACGCCGTCCTGCGCAGCGCGCTGATGGGCGGCTGCATCGGCGTCCTGCTGCCCGGTGCCGCCATCCCGCTGGCGCCGATCCGGGCGGACCTGTTCTCCCGCTACGGCCTGGCCTGGGAGCTGGGCGTGCCGCCGCAGCCGGACGCGCCGCCGCGGCTGCAGCCGGTCCGACTCTGAACGGGCCGCTACGAGCGGGTGGTTCGGGGGCCGTGGTCATCCGTCCGGGTGAGACCCGGCGTACCGTCAGCGCTCGGCGAGGATGGCGGTGAGCAGGTCTATGGTCTGGTCCGGGGTGAGGCTGTCGACGCAGAGCCGCTCCATGACCTGGATGTAGGCGTCGACGTCGTCGCGCTTGTCCAGGTAGAGCGCGCTGGTCAGCTGCTCCAGGTAGACCACGTCGGCGAGGTCCTGCTCGGGGAAGCGCAGGATCGAGAAGGCCCCGCTCTCGCCGGCGTGCGCGCCGAAGCGGAACGGCATGACCTGGACGACCACGTTGGGCTGCTGGGCGATGTCGATCAGGTACTGGACCTGAGCGCGCATCACCTTGGGCCCGCCGACCGGGCGGCGCAGTGCGGCCTCGTCGATGACGGCCCACAGGCGGGGGCTCTGGCCGTCCGTCAACAGCTTCTGGCGGCGCATCCGCAGGCTGAGTCGGCGCTCGAGCTCCTCGTCGCTGATCACCGGCCGGGTCTGGCCGAAGACCGCGCGGGCGTACTCCTCGGACTGGAGCAGGCCGGGGATGAACTGCACCTCGTAGGTGCGGATCAGCGCGGCGGCCTCCTCAAGACCCACATAGGTCTGGAACCAGCCCGGCAGAACGTCGTTGAAGCTGTGCCACCAGCCGGACTTGTTGGCCTCGCGGACCAGGCCGAGCAGGGCCTCGCGCTCGGCTCCGTCGTTCACCCCGTAGAGGCTGAGCAGGTCGGCGACGTCGCGCTCCTTGAAGCTGACGCGGCCGAGCTCCATGCGGCTGATCTTCGACTCGGAGGCGCGGATCTGGTAGCCGGCGTCCTCCCGCGTGATGCCCCGGCCCTCGCGCAGACGGCGCAGTTGGGAGCCGAGGAGGATTCGGCGCACCATCGAGCCACCGCCGGGCTGAACTGTGGTCATGCCGTCGAAACCTCCACCATGGGCAAACAGCGCACAGTCTGCCATCAGTTGAGCGCTCTGGGTGCCGGTACTGGCACAACGATCTACCAGTTCTGCATCAGACCCACCATCATGCACGTGCATTCGGCGCTTGCATATGCCAATAGTGCGACTGCACGTGAATCGACTCTTGCATCTGCAGTGAGCGCAGAGGACCATGGTGCACGTGCACCTGCACATCCCTGGCAATCCCGCGGGCTCCGCGTCGACCCCACGCGCGATACCGCACACCCACCCAGCCGCACCTGTGTGCGGCTGGGCTCGCGTGTGCGGGTGTGGCTCGTCGAGGAGGCGGCCGCGCGGCCTAGCGAGTCGGAGGTGACCGGCATGACCCCGGCGGGTCCAGCCGTGTCCGCCCCCTTATGGGAGGAGCTCTTCATGAGCACCGGTACGGCCCTCGCGGTCGACCCCCACGTGGTCACCTGTACCCTCGCCCCTCGCCTCGAAGCCGTCAGAACCGCGCGGGAGTTCGCCAGATCCACCCTCCAGGGCTGGGGCCTTGGCGATCTCTTCGACGATGTCGCCCTGGTCGCCTCCGAGTTGGTGACCAACGCACTGCGGCACGCGCTCGAACCCCGCCGGGACGTCCAGCCAGCGGTCGAGCCCAGCCGGTTCCCCGTCCAGCCGGGCCCCCAGCAGGCCGCCGACGCCCGGCTGCCCATCCGAATAAGCCTGGTGCACCGCTCCCCGCAGGTGGTCTGCGCGGTGAGCGACCCCAGCAGCAACGGGCCGGTGGCCCGGGAGGCCGACTTCGTGGCGGAGTCCGGCCGCGGGCTGCACCTGGTGGACTCCTTCAGCCGCTCCTGGGGCTGGCACCCGCTGGCCGGCGCGGGGAAGGTGGTCTGGGCCCTCTTCGAGGCCGAGGCCGGCTCCGAGACCGGCGAGCCCTCCGGCCGGCACCGCCGCTCCGCCTGACCGGGCCCGGAACCCGACCCGGTACGGAGCCTCACCGGGTACGGGGACGCCACCCGGCACCGGAAACGACGAAGGCCGTCGCGGCGAGGAGTGCCCACGACGGCCGTTGTGTAAGGAAGTTGACGGCGGCCCGGCTCAGGCCGCCAGGTGGTCGAACTCCCCGTCCTTCGCACCGAGCAGCAGCGCCGCTATCTCGGCCCGGGTGTAGATCAGCGCAGGACCGTCCGGGAAGCGCGAGTTGCGCATCGCGATGTCACCCCCCGGCAGCGCGGCGAACTCGACACAGTTCCCCTGCGAATTGCTGTGCCGGCTCTTCTGCCAGACCACGCCTTCGAGGTCCGCAGCCGCCATGCCGTTGTACGTCTTCTGCATTGAATTCTCCCGACCTGCCTGGCGTTCGCCTCACTTGACGTGATGATAACTCCAGTGCACGTGCATCAGCACGGGACATTGCGCGTGCATTCGCCGGTGCCGGGGAGCCGGGAACTCCGCTTCTTCCAAGGCAGTTGACGCCACGTAAGCGGACAAAGCCGGTCGAATCGCAGAGGCCCCGATGACAGCCCGTACCGAGGCCCCACCCCCGCGTTGATCTTCACGCCGCCGGCCACGGCTCACAGTCCGTCACCTGACGCGAGTGTGAGACACATCACTCCCCGGATCTGGCGGCGATCCCATGAGACGCGGCGTCAGCAGGCAGCTCAGAGGATTTGGCCGAGAATGTCCGGATAACGCCCTGGCCGATTGTCCAGTCCTGGGATCCGACTGCAGCTCGGACGCCCGAATGTCCTACGATCTCCGCCATGAGCACCGCAGCCATCCCGGGCGCGCCACTGCCCGTCCGCACTCCAGGCTCCCGTGCGCGGGGGCGCCACCGCCGTCCCGAGCGCCCGGAGGTCCCGACCGGTTCCCCGGCGCTGGTGCTGGCCGTCCCGGCCACGGCCGGGCCCGAGACCCGCCCCGTCGTAGAGGAGCTGCTCTCCATCGTGCGCGGCGAGCAGCCGGGCATCGAGGCCGCCGCCGCCTATCTGGCGGACGGCGACCAGGACGACGCTCCGACCGTCGCCGGGCTGCTCGCCCAGGCCGCCGAGGCCGGGCTGCCCGCGCCCGTCCTGGTGCCGCTGCTGCCCGGCCCGCACGGCTTCCTGACGGAGCTGCACCAGCTGGCCGCCGGGACCGGCGCCATCGTCACCGACGTCCTCGGCCCGCACCCGCTGCTGTCCGAGGCGGTCCACGTACGGCTCTCCGAGGCCGGGCTGGCCCGCGCCGACCGGGCCAGGCTGTTCGCCATCGCCACCTCGGCGGACGGCGTGGTCCTGACCACCGTCGGCGGCGAGGACTCGGCCGCGGCCGCCGGGATCACCGGTGTGCTGCTGGCGGCCCGCCTGGCGGTGCCCGTGGTGGCCGCCGCCCTGGACGTCCCCGGCTCGGTCGCCGCCGCCGTCGAGCACCTCAGGGCCACCGGCTCCCAGCGCCCCGCGCTGGCCCCGCTGGTGATCGGCCCCGAGGCCGACCCGGAGCTGCTCGCCGCGGCCGCCGAGGAGACCGGCTGCCCGAGCGCCGCGCCGCTCGGCGCCTACCCGACCATCGGCCAGCTGGTCGCCTCGACCTACCTCGCCGCGCTCAACATCACGGCGCCGGGCGAGGCCCCCGTCGAGGAGCAGCCCTCCGAGTGATCCACCGCCGTGAGAGGGGCCCCCGTCCGGAGGCCCCTCTCACGCGTTGAGACGGGCGGTCGGGGCCGCCGCGTCCTTCAGCCTGAGGGAGGGCGTCAGCACCGCGCGTGGCGCCGTGCTGACCGCTGCCGGAGCGGTGCTCGCGTTCCACTTCGGGGCGGCGCCGCCGCCGACGTCCGGCTTGCGGACCTGGACGGCCTGCTGCTCGCCCGCCCTGCGCAGCACGATGCTCTTCGGTGCGGGCGAATCCGGGTCGAGCCAGAGCTCGTTGCCGCCGAACTCGCAGTCGAGAACGGCCACGTCGTCCGGCACGCCGTCGGTGGTGGCCCGGAAGGCGACGCCCGCCTTGCGGTAGCCCGTCAGCCGGCAGCGGCTGATGGTGACCGTCTCACCGGCCAGCTGGTGCTTGGCGGTGGCGATCGCATAGTCGGACTGCCCGGCGGCGTCGATCAGCAGCCCGTCGAAGACGGTGCCCTTGTCCCGGCCGAGCGAGTGCAGGGCCACTCCCCCGGCCGCATTGCCGTAGAGGACGCTCGCCGAGTAGTCGAAGTCGTTGAGGTACGCGCCGTGCTCGATGCCCCAGCCGCCGTTGTGGTACGCCACGAACTGGCCGACGGTGTGGTGGTGCTGGGCGTTGAGCCAGACGAAGATGCCGTTCTGCAGGTTGTTGTGGGCGAGGCAGCGCTCGAAGGTCCAGACCCCCTCGCTGGTTTCCGGCCACTCGTAGCCCGAGGCCCCGGTGGCGCCCTGGACGCCGACGGCCACGCAGTCCCTTGCGACGCCTCCGGTGCCCGCCCCCAGGCTGAAGCCGGTCAGCCGGTAGGCGCGGGGGTTGGGCTCGAAGACCGTCCGGGAGGCCACGCAGGACTCGTACGCGATCTCGTCGGACGGGCCCTGCGGGGTACGGGTGTCCAGCGGGCCGTCCCACCAGTAGGCGTCCTCCCAGGTGTTGTGGCTGATGCAGCTTCGGAAGGTGATGCCGTGGCTGGCGTGCGGGACGAAGGCATGGCTGCCGGCGTCACGGACGACGACGCCCTCGACCACCGTCCCCCGGCTGCTGTCGCCGAGCATGTGGAAGTGCAGCCCGTACCGGCCCAGGACGGGCTCGGTGACGGGTGCTCCGTTCCACTTCTCCTTGCCCGCGTTACGAGGGCCGAGCCAGCGCAGTGCGGCGTGCCGGACGTCGGCAGGGCGGGAGCTGGTGAGGTGGACATGGGCGCGGCCCTCGGCGGTGCCCTCGACGCGGACGTTGCGGGTCAGATTGAGCACCTCGGCGCCGACGGTGACGCCGCCTCCGGTGGCGACCCGGGGGTGGGCGTAGTGCAGGGGCGCATCCAGGGTGACGGTGGCTCCGCTGATCTGCTGGATGGTCCGTAGGTCGTACTGGGCCGAGAAGCCCTCGGTGTCGGGGGCGGCCGTGGGGGTGACGGCGAGTTCGTCACCGACCCGCCAGCCGGTCGGGGCGGCGGCGAGGGTGATGGCGGTGTCACCGGCCTTCAGCGGGCCTGCGGCCCGGACCCAGGCCGTCCTGGCGGCGCCGTCCAGCCGGAGGTAGCCGGCGCCGGTGACCCAGAGGCCGGTGTCGGTGTCGACGAGCGTCATACCGCCGCCCTTGAACCGGCGTTCGTCGACGCCGGGGAAGCGCAGGGTGTGCACGGCCGTGTCGGCGGGTGCGAGGGCGAGGCCGCCCTTCACCTCGACGTTGCCGGCCGAGCTGAGGGTGATGGTCTTCTCGGCGGCGAAGACCAGGGAGCCGGAAGCTTCGATCAGCAGCGCGGCGACGCTCGCGTCGGTGTCCAGCACCACCCGGTCGGTGATCCTCACGGCCGTCCCCGGCCCCGGTACGGCTCCGCCCCAGCCGGCCGGGTCGGACCAGCGGCGTCCGCTCTGGTCGAGGGTGGGCGCGGGCCGGCTCGGCGGCGGCGGTGCGCTGTGGGCGTGGGTCGCCGCGGCCGGGGTCTCAAGGGTCGCTGCCGGGCGCTCCGAGTCGCCCAGCGAGCGGCGAAGCACCTCCTCGGCGCCGACGGCGGCGGCGACCGTGCCGACGGCCAGCCAGGCGAGGACCCTCCTGCGACCCACCCGGCGGGGGTCTTTGGTCCCTGGACCGGGCTCGGGTGGTTCCTCCTGAAGCGCCATGATCGACTAGCCCTCCCCCAGGCCGCATACCGGCTCCGTCGTCTGAAGCATAGGCAAGTCCCGGAGGGGGCTGGGGATTTGCTCGAAAGCGGCCGATTCCGACCGGGCCGACCAATCAAGTTCGGACACGAAGCTACCGGAAACGATCTGTGACCCAGGTCACAGGTGTTTGCAGTTTCAACTTAAGTCTGTCTAACGTGCTCCCCTGTTCGTGGTCACACGGACCCACTCATCCGGAACGCCGAGTCCTGCCGCCGGGTGAGTCGGCAACGCAGAAACGCACCACGGCAGGGGCGGGGGAACCAGGTAAGTCGCCCGGAGGCGGTCCTCGGACCGACTCGGGGCTTGGGGTGAAGCCGTGCTCAGCACGGCCGGGCAACTCCAGCCCGAATCCGACAGCTCACCTCGCAGGCGTGGGAGAGGAACGCATCTTCATGCTGCCCGTCAACGCCACCACGCGTACCCGCCGACTGATCGCCGCCACCGGCGTGGTCGGCCTCGGTCTCTCGATCCCGTGCTTCACCGCCGGCGCCGCCTCGGCCGCCCCCGTCTCCACCTGGGACAAGGTCGCCCAGTGCGAGAGCAGCGGCGACTGGAGCATCAACACCGGCAACGGCTTCTACGGTGGTCTGCAGTTCACCTCCAGCACCTGGGCCGCGTACGGCGGTCACCAGTACGCCGCCCAGGCGAACCAGGCCACGAAGGCCCAGCAGATCTCCGTCGCCGAGAAGGTCCTCGCCGACCAGGGCCCCGGCGCCTGGCCGGTCTGCTCCGTCAAGGCCGGTCTGACCAAGGGCGGCGCCCCCGCCCAGGTCGACACCAGCTCCTCCTCGTCCTCCGCCGCGGCGTCGCGCTCCGAGACCCGCGCCGCTGCCCCCAAGGCCGCCCCGCAGGCCGCCGCGCCGAAGACCGAGGCCCCCAAGGCCACCACCACCACGGACAAGACCTACACCGTGGTGTCCGGCGACTGGCTGTCGACCATCGCCCAGAAGAACAACGTCGAGGGCGGCTGGCAGAAGCTGTACGACCTCAACAAGTCGCTGCTGACCTCGGGCCCGGACCTCATCTACCCCGGTCAGAAGCTCGCGCTCGGCACGACGACCACCACGGCCGCCGCCCCGCAGCAGGCCGCTCCGCAGGCCGCCGCGCCGAAGCACAGCACCACGACGACCACGGCCAAGCGCGCCACGACCTCCGCGGTCAAGGCCTCGAACGTGACCGGCAGCAAGGCCGCCGCGATCAACTTCGCGCTCTCCAAGGTCGGCCAGGCGTACGTCTACGGCGGCAGCAGCAACGGCGGCTGGGACTGCTCCGGCCTGACCCAGGCGGCCTTCCGCGCGGCCGGCATCGCGCTGCCCCGCGTGGCCGCCGACCAGGCCGACGCCAGCACCCGCGTCTCGCTGGACAACCTGCAGCCGGGCGACCTGCTGTTCTGGTCCAGCAACGGCAGCAACTCCGGCGTCCACCACGTCGCCCTCTACGTCGGTGACGGCAAGTACGTCGAGGCCGCCAACCCGCGCGCCGGCGTGAGGACCGAGACCATCAGCAACTGGGCCCCGGACTTCGCCGGCCGGATCTGACGCCTCGGAAGTACCCGCAGGACACTGCCCCCGGAGAACTGGTCGTCTCCGGGGGCAGTCCCCTGTCCCCGCCCGGCCGGGCGGGGCATGCTGCTCTCCTGCCCCGAGGAGGAGTCGCCATGGCCCAGATCACCGTCACGCTCGATGCCGACCTCGCGATCGAGGTCATGCTGCTCTCCGGCACGAAGAACCCGCAGGACGCGGTCGAGCTGATCGTCCGTGACTTCCTGGCCAGGGGTCGCCGCACCGAGGCCCGTACCGGCGACGCCGCCGACGCGCAGCGCGCCGACAGCCCGAAGCCGATCGCCCAGGAGGGCTGAGAGCGGGCAACCGCTCAGGATCGGGCTACCCCAGGGGGCGCGGGGAACTGCGCGAGACCGGAAGGCAGCGACCTGCGCCCTCCCGCTTCGCGCAGTTCCGCACGCCCCTGGGGCACCCCGCAGCATCACTCACCGACGGACGGCTTGCCCGCGATCGCGTCGTAGACCCTGATGCGCAGACGGCGCTGCCAGCCCTCGCGCTGTTCGCGTGCCCGGGCCCGGGCGTCCTTCCGACTGCCCTCCGGGTAGCGGGCCCGCGCCCAGGGCGAGCCGGGGCGGGCCAGCCGGAGGGCCCCGACCACCGCGAAGATGGGCACCAGCATCCCGATCAGCCCGGTGAAGGCCTTGCCCTTGCTGAGCGCGACCAGCGCGAAGCCGGCGTTGACGACGACCGTGCCGGCGTACGTCCAGCCGGAGGCCGGGGCGCCGTCCGTGGAGGCCTGGTCGACACCGAACGGTGCCGCGCCGAGCAGCAGCAGTCCGCAGACCGCCGCGCCGAGCACCACGGTGTCCACCGAGAGCCGGCCCTCCTCGGACCAGTAGACGTCCCGCAGGTGCAGGATCAGCGCGAACTCGTCGAGTACGAGCGCCGTGCCGATGCCGAACAGTGCGCCCGCGATCTCGGCCCAGGGCCTCTTGTCGCCGACCGGCGAGGCCAGCCCGAGGCCGGCGATGATCATGAAGACCACGCCGAAGACCACGTGGTGGATGTGCAGCCCGCCTGACGCCACGTTCCCCGGCCACCAGGACACCTCGGCCCGGATCATCCGCACGCTGAGCCGGATGAAGAAGAACGCCCCGAGGAAGCCCAGCAGCAGGAAGAGCAGCGGCTGCTTGCCCGGGTCCAGGATCTCCTGCCGGTACCAGTCGCCCATCGGTCAGGCCTCCGTCACGGGAGGCCTGGGCTTCGCTGCCGTCTCCGCGGTCTGCTCGGATCTCATGATCCAAGGCTGGCACGGACACAGCACGACGGCCCTGCGGAGCAGCTGCTCCGCAGGGCCGTTCAGCTGATCGGTCTACTTCGGGTTGGCCCCGGTGGAGCCGCGCATCACCAGTTCGGGCTGGAACATGAACTCGGCGCGCTGCGCCGGGTTCCCGCCGACCTCCTCGAGCAGGGCGTCCACCGCGGCGGTGGCCATCGCCTCGACCGGCTGGCGGATGGTGGTCAGCGGCGGTTCGGTGAACGCTATCAGCGGCGAGTCGTCGAAGCCGACCACCGAGACGTCCTGCGGCACCGAGAGGCCGCGCTGGCGCACCGCGCGGATCGCGCCGAGCGCCATCATGTCGCTGCCGCAGACGATCGCCGTGCAGCCCTTGTCGAGCAGCGCGTTGGCCGCCGCGTGCCCGCCCTCCACGCTGAACAGCGTGTGGTGGACCAGCCCCTCGGCCTCCTCGGGCGTGCGGCCCAGCAGCTCCTGGACGGCCGCGGTGAAGCCCTCGATCTTGCGCAGCACCGGGACGTACCGGCGCTGGCCGACGGCCAGGCCGATCTTCTCGTGGCCGAGCTCGACCAGGTGCTGCACCGCCATCCACATCGCGGCGCGGTCGTCCGGCGAGATGAACGGTGCGGCGATCTTCTCGCTGTAGCCGTTGATCAGCACGAACGGCACCTGGCGGCCGGTCAGCTTCGCGTACCGGTCGTGGTCGGCCGTGGAGTCCGCATGCAGGCCGGAGACGAAGACGATGCCCGCGACCCCCCGCTCGACCAGCATCTCCACCAGTTCGTCCTCGGTGGAGCCGCCGGGCGTCTGGGTGCAGAGCACCGGCGTGTACCCGTGCCGGCTGAGCACCTGCTCGATGACCTGGGCCAGCGCCGGGAAGATGGGGTTGCTCAGCTCAGGGGTGATCAGGCCGATCAGGCCCGCGCTGCGCTGGCGCAGCCGGGTGGGCCGCTCGTAGCCGAGGACGTCGAGCGCCGCCAGCACGGTCTGCCGTGTGGTGGCGGAGACGCCCGCCTTGCCGTTGAGGACGCGGCTGACGGTCGCTTCGCTGACCCCCGCCTGCGCCGCGATGTCCGAGAGTCGCGCCGTAGTCACGATCCCAGAGCCTATTGCAACCATGTCAGACCGCCCACCAAATGGTGCTGTCAGCCGGCAGGACCGTCTCCCCGTCCACCGCGACAGCCTCGGTGGAGGACAGCAGGATACGACCGGGTGCCGCTATCCGGACAGGCTCACCCGTGGTGTTCACGGTGCAGACGAAGGAGCCCTGACGTCCGAAGATCAGGACGCCCTCCGGGGAGTCCAGCCAGGTGACCTCGGTGCCGGCGCCCAGCGCGGGGTGCTCGCGGCGGACGGCCAGCGCGCTGCGGTAGAGCTCCAGGGTGGAGGTCGGGTCGCCGGTCTGGGCCTCGACGCTCAGGCCGGCCCACGCGGCGGGCTGCGGCAGCCAGCTCGGGCCGCCCACGGTCGGGCCGAAGCCGTACGGGGCCTCGGTGCCGGACCACGGGATCGGGACGCGGCAGCCGTCGCGGTAGCCGTCCTGGCCGGCCTGGCGGAAGAAGGACGGGTCCTGGCGGACCTCGTCCGGCAGGTCGGTGACGTCCGGCAGGCCGAGCTCCTCGCCCTGGTAGACGTACGCCGAGCCGGGCAGCGCCAGCATCAGCAGGGTGGCGGCGCGGGCGCGGCGCAGGCCGAGCTCGCGGTCGCCGGCGGTGCGGATCTGAGTGCCGCCGGGCGGGTTGGCGAAGCGGGTGGCGTGCCGGGTGACGTCGTGGTTGGAGAGCACCCAGGTGGCGGGGGCGTCGACCGGGCGCATCGCGTCCAGCGAGACGTCGATGACCTCGCGCAGCTCCGTGGCGTCCCAGTAGGTGCCCAGGTACTGGAAGTTGAAGGCCTGGTGCAGCTCGTCGGGCCGGACGTAGTTGGCGGTGCGCCGGACGGTCGGGGTCCAGGCCTCGGCGACGGCTATCCGGTCGCCGGGGTACTCGTCGAGGATGGTGCGCCAGGTGCGGTAGATCTCGTGCACGCCGTCCTGGTCGAAGAACGGCATCACGTCGTTGCCGAGCAGCTTGAGCTGGTCGTGCGCGCCCAGGTCGGGCAGGCCCTCGGCCTTGACCAGGCCGTGGGCGACGTCGATCCGGAAGCCGTCCACACCCATGTCCAGCCAGAAGCGCAGGATCGAGCGGAACTCGTCGGCGACGGCCGGGTTCTCCCAGTTGAAGTCGGGCTGCTCCGGGGCGAACAGGTGCAGGTACCAGTCGCCGGGGGTGCCGTCGGGGTTCTTCGAGCGCGTCCAGGCGGGGCCGCCGAAAATGGACTCCCAGTCGTTCGGCGGGAGTTCACCGTTCTCGCCCTTGCCGGGGCGGAAGTGGTACCGCTCGCGCAGCGCGGAGCCCTCGCCCTCGCGCAGGGCGCGCTGGAACCACTCGTGCTGGTCCGAGGAGTGGTTGGGGACGAGGTCCACGATGATCCGCAGGCCCAGCTCGTGGGCGTCGCGGATCAGGGCGTCGGCGTCCAGCAGGTTGCCGAACATCGGGTCCACCGCACGGTAGTCGGCGACGTCGTAGCCGGCGTCGGCCTGCGGGGAGGCGTAGAACGGCGAGAGCCAGACCGCGTCGACGCCCAGGTCCCGCAGGTAGGGCAGGCGGCTGCGGATGCCGGGCAGGTCTCCCATGCCGTCGCCGTTGGAGTCGGCGAAGCTGCGCGGGTACACCTGGTAGATGACCGCATCCCGCCACCAGCCTCTGGACTCGCCCGCGTTCGCTGCGACCGCGCCGGCGGCGGGAGCGGGGACGACGGCGGCGGGCCGGGAGGTGTCGGCCAGGTTCTGGGTCATGGACAGTCATCCCTTGGGGACTAGGTGTCGTCCCGGCCGCCCTCGGTCGGGCGGCCGGTTCGCGGCAACAGGCAGAAGGAGAAGCTTGACTGACGGTACGTCAGACTTGCTTGACGATCAGGACTTCGCGGCACCGGCGGTGAGGCCGGCGACCAGGTGACGCTGCACCAGGTAGAACACCAGGGCGGCCGGGATGGCGATCAGTACGGAGGTGGCGGCCATCAGGTTCCACTGGCTCTCGTACTGGCTGATGAAGGTCTGAAGGCCGACGGCGAGCGTGTACTTGCCGGAGCTGAGCATGAAGGTCGAGGCGTAGGCGACCTCGGCCCAGGCGGTGAGGAAGGAGTAGAAGGCCGCCACCGCCAGGCCCGGGCGGGCCAGCGGGATGATCAGCCGCCAGAAGGTGCCGAAGGGGCTGAGCCCGTCGACCCGGCCGGCCTCGTCGATCTCCACCGGGATGGTGTCGAAGTAGCCCTTGAGCAGCCAGGCGCAGTACGGGACGGTGGTGGCCGAGTAGACCATGATCAGGCCGAGGTAGCCGTCCAGCAGCTGCAGCTCGGAGAGAATCGTGTACATCGGCACGATCAGCACGGCGATCGGGAACATCTGCGTGACCAGCAGGGTCCACATCAGCTGGCGGTGCCCGGCGAAGCGCATCCGGGAAACGGCGTAGCCGGTGGTCGCCGCGACCAGGACACCGAACACGGTGGTACCGCCGGCCACGATCACCGAGTTGCCGAACCAGGTGAAGAAGTCGGTGTCGAACAGCACCTTGGAGTAGTTCGACAGCGTCGCCTTGTCGAAGATGGCTCCGGGGTGCAGGTAGTCCATCTTGTCCGGGCCGAGCGAGATGAACCCGATGTAGAGGACCGGGAAGAGCGCGATCAGGCTGGCCACGACCAGGGCGCCGTGCGAGAGCGCGGAGACCAGCGGGCTGCTCTCGCCGCGGCGGCGGAACTTGGCCGGCCGGGCTGCCGGTACCGGC encodes:
- a CDS encoding glycoside hydrolase family 13 protein, with translation MTQNLADTSRPAAVVPAPAAGAVAANAGESRGWWRDAVIYQVYPRSFADSNGDGMGDLPGIRSRLPYLRDLGVDAVWLSPFYASPQADAGYDVADYRAVDPMFGNLLDADALIRDAHELGLRIIVDLVPNHSSDQHEWFQRALREGEGSALRERYHFRPGKGENGELPPNDWESIFGGPAWTRSKNPDGTPGDWYLHLFAPEQPDFNWENPAVADEFRSILRFWLDMGVDGFRIDVAHGLVKAEGLPDLGAHDQLKLLGNDVMPFFDQDGVHEIYRTWRTILDEYPGDRIAVAEAWTPTVRRTANYVRPDELHQAFNFQYLGTYWDATELREVIDVSLDAMRPVDAPATWVLSNHDVTRHATRFANPPGGTQIRTAGDRELGLRRARAATLLMLALPGSAYVYQGEELGLPDVTDLPDEVRQDPSFFRQAGQDGYRDGCRVPIPWSGTEAPYGFGPTVGGPSWLPQPAAWAGLSVEAQTGDPTSTLELYRSALAVRREHPALGAGTEVTWLDSPEGVLIFGRQGSFVCTVNTTGEPVRIAAPGRILLSSTEAVAVDGETVLPADSTIWWAV
- a CDS encoding sugar ABC transporter permease, producing the protein MTATTERPATTPAEPVPAARPAKFRRRGESSPLVSALSHGALVVASLIALFPVLYIGFISLGPDKMDYLHPGAIFDKATLSNYSKVLFDTDFFTWFGNSVIVAGGTTVFGVLVAATTGYAVSRMRFAGHRQLMWTLLVTQMFPIAVLIVPMYTILSELQLLDGYLGLIMVYSATTVPYCAWLLKGYFDTIPVEIDEAGRVDGLSPFGTFWRLIIPLARPGLAVAAFYSFLTAWAEVAYASTFMLSSGKYTLAVGLQTFISQYESQWNLMAATSVLIAIPAALVFYLVQRHLVAGLTAGAAKS